A stretch of the Butyricicoccus intestinisimiae genome encodes the following:
- the rplP gene encoding 50S ribosomal protein L16, with translation MLLPKRVKYRRVHRGRMKGKALRGNKVSHGEFGLQATEPCWITSNQIEAARVAMTRYTKRGGQVWIKIFPDKPVSKKPLGSRMGSGKGAPEYWVAVVKPGRVMFEIAGVSEEVAREALRLASHKLPIKTKFVKREEKAGEE, from the coding sequence ATGCTTCTCCCGAAGAGAGTAAAGTACCGCAGAGTACACAGAGGCCGCATGAAGGGCAAGGCTCTTCGCGGCAATAAGGTATCCCATGGCGAGTTTGGCCTGCAGGCAACTGAGCCGTGCTGGATCACCTCCAACCAGATCGAGGCAGCCCGTGTTGCCATGACCCGTTACACCAAGCGTGGCGGTCAGGTTTGGATTAAGATTTTCCCGGACAAGCCGGTTTCCAAGAAGCCGCTTGGCAGTCGAATGGGTTCCGGTAAGGGCGCTCCGGAGTACTGGGTAGCAGTTGTTAAGCCGGGTCGCGTAATGTTCGAGATCGCAGGCGTTTCCGAGGAAGTAGCTCGTGAGGCACTGCGTCTGGCATCCCATAAGCTGCCGATCAAGACCAAGTTCGTCAAGCGTGAAGAGAAGGCTGGTGAAGAATAA